In the Candidatus Bathyarchaeia archaeon genome, AAGCGTCCCCCGAGGCAGCAGAGGCAGTTCCTGAAATAACGTTTGACGATTTTTTGAAGCTGGATTTGCGAGTGGGCAAAATCCTTGAAGTTCTTCCTGTGGAGAAATCCAAAAAACTCATTCGGGTTATGGCGGACTTTGGCACCGAGAAACGGCAGGCAGTTGCGGGGCTCATGCAGTACTACAAGCCTGAAGAGTTGGTGGGCAAGAAATGCGTGTTCCTGCTGAACCTGAAGCGACGCATGATGGCAGGGTTTGAGTCGCAGTGCATGATTTTGGCGGCAGAAGACGAGGCGGGCGTGGTTTCGGTGTTGCAGCCGGACAGGGACGTGGCGGAAGGCAGCAAAATCGGATAAGCACACCTTTTACTTTCAGAGGCTGATACCTCTACCCCTCTATAGGTTCTGCATCGATATGCTATTAGCATCCAAATAGGCGCCAAATAGGCGTGTAGAAGTTTATGCGGACTATGTTAAACAAGTGTTAAGAGTTCTTCTTGCGGTTTTGTCTTTAGAGTGGGAGATTGGAAAGGTAAATTAGGAAAGCAGATTACGTTAACTTGCTTTATTTGAGGGTTATTAATGGCATCTAATGAAGAAGCGTTGATGTGGGTCGAGAAGTACCGACCAAAAAGTCTAGACGAAGTTGTCGACCTAAAGGACATCGTGGAAAGCTTAAAGGCGTTCATGAGAAACCCCAAAACCATGCCCCACCTGCTCTTCGCAGGTATCCCAGGCACAGGCAAAACCACCATGGCTCTTTGCATTGCGCGGGAACTGTTTGGGGAGAACTGGAAAACCTTCACTTTGGAGTTAAACGCCTCCGACGAGAGAGGCATTGATACCGTTAGGGAAAGAGTCAAAGACTTCTCCCGCTACAGCCGAGCCGCATTTGGAAACGTACCCTTCGCGCTGATTATTCTTGACGAAAGCGACCAAATGACTGGCCCTGCACAAACCGCGCTAAGAAGAATTATGGAAACGAGCTCACGCACATCAAGGTTCATACTTATCTGCAATTACTCGGGCAAAATAATTGAGCCTATCCAAAGCCGGTGTGCCGTGTTCCGCTTCTCTAAACTGGATCCCAAAGCCATGGCTGAACATCTAAAGTGGATTGCCAAAAAGGAAAACGTCACCATGGCGCCAGGAACCGCTGAACGCATTGTGGATTACGGTGAAGGTGACCTTAGGCACGCCATCAACGCCTTGCAGACCGCAGCGGTTTACAATGACGGCGTTATTGACGATAAAACGGTGCAGAACGTTGTTGGGGAGGTTAGCAGCGTTAAGGTGCAGGTGATGATTAACAAAGCCCTCAGCGGGAACTTTATTGACGCCCGAAAGAAGATGTATGAACTTATGGGCGAGTTTGGGTTTTCGGGTTCAGAAATTGTCCACCAAATGCAGCGGGAACTGTTCAAGATGTCGTTTGTTACGCCTGAACAGAAAGCCGAACTGTCAAACATCATCGGCGAATATGATTACCGCCTGACGCAGGGAGCCAACAGCGACATCCAACTCAGTGCGTTGCTTGCACAGTTTGTTAAAGTCGGCAACACGCAAGGGGAGACTCCGTGAGCGAAAACCTGCTCTGGGTAGAAAAATATCGCCCAACCAAAGTGGCTGACGTTGTTGGCAACGAAGAAGCCAAAGCCGCCTTCGTCGAATGGCTAAGGGCAAAGCGGCGCACAAAAAAGGCGGTGCTGCTTTATGGACCCCCCGGAGTAGGCAAAACCACACTGGTTAACGCTGCGGCCAAAGAGTTCGGCTTCATCGTTATCGAGATGAACGCCAGTGACACCCGCACCGAAAAAGCCGTCAAAGCCATAGCGGGACCCGCAACCTCCTTTGTCGCATTAGACACGTTTTCAAGGGAAACGAAAGGAAACATGCTTTTCATGGATGAGGTAGACGGCATCGCGGGTAACGAGGACCGCGGCGGAGTAAGCGCCATAATAAAAATTGTGGAGAAATCCCGTGTCCCCGTCATCATGGCTGCAAACGACCCCGACCTGCAGAAGCTACGCCCACTCAAAAAAGTGTGCAAGCTGGTCAGATTTCAACAGGTGCACATTCCCCTGATAATTGGGGCACTGCAAAAAATCTGCCAAAAAGAGCACATCGAAGCAGAGTTTGAAGCGCTGGAAAAAATCGCCCAAAACAGCCGCGGCGACATGCGTTCTGCCATCAACGACCTACAAAGCCTTGCCGAAAGAAGTGACAAGCTCACCCTCCAAGACACAATGGTGCTGAGTGCACGAAACAAAGATATCAGCATGGATGATTTGCTCAGAGAATACTTTTCCGTGAAATCCTTAGAGGAGGCATCTTCGTTGCTTTTCAGATCCAACGTCGAATACGACGACCTGCTCATGGCAGTAAGTGACAACCTGCCGCTAAGGTACCCCAACCCGTTGGAGCTTGCCAAGGCGTATGATTTTGTTTCACAAGCGGACATGTTCAGGGGCAGAATAGGCATCGAACACTGGAATCTGCTCAGGTACTTCTTTAATAGTTTAGCTCAAGCCGCAGCCGTTTCACCGAAAACCTACA is a window encoding:
- a CDS encoding replication factor C small subunit, which produces MASNEEALMWVEKYRPKSLDEVVDLKDIVESLKAFMRNPKTMPHLLFAGIPGTGKTTMALCIARELFGENWKTFTLELNASDERGIDTVRERVKDFSRYSRAAFGNVPFALIILDESDQMTGPAQTALRRIMETSSRTSRFILICNYSGKIIEPIQSRCAVFRFSKLDPKAMAEHLKWIAKKENVTMAPGTAERIVDYGEGDLRHAINALQTAAVYNDGVIDDKTVQNVVGEVSSVKVQVMINKALSGNFIDARKKMYELMGEFGFSGSEIVHQMQRELFKMSFVTPEQKAELSNIIGEYDYRLTQGANSDIQLSALLAQFVKVGNTQGETP
- the metG gene encoding methionine--tRNA ligase subunit beta — encoded protein: MEPEKAPEKTQQKEASPEAAEAVPEITFDDFLKLDLRVGKILEVLPVEKSKKLIRVMADFGTEKRQAVAGLMQYYKPEELVGKKCVFLLNLKRRMMAGFESQCMILAAEDEAGVVSVLQPDRDVAEGSKIG
- a CDS encoding replication factor C large subunit, with the translated sequence MSENLLWVEKYRPTKVADVVGNEEAKAAFVEWLRAKRRTKKAVLLYGPPGVGKTTLVNAAAKEFGFIVIEMNASDTRTEKAVKAIAGPATSFVALDTFSRETKGNMLFMDEVDGIAGNEDRGGVSAIIKIVEKSRVPVIMAANDPDLQKLRPLKKVCKLVRFQQVHIPLIIGALQKICQKEHIEAEFEALEKIAQNSRGDMRSAINDLQSLAERSDKLTLQDTMVLSARNKDISMDDLLREYFSVKSLEEASSLLFRSNVEYDDLLMAVSDNLPLRYPNPLELAKAYDFVSQADMFRGRIGIEHWNLLRYFFNSLAQAAAVSPKTYKPFTLISPPIRVMTLFWTKGKRTMLNSICAKIGAQCHVSKYEAKTIFVPYLKIMLQQKKADSLIDWLKLTPEEVTFLIGLKTAGANEKRAGLNTTVVLNKNGFKLPHVEKDKFVLLLRLGLDYSREKGLYSIRNYNNMDKLRDTLQDILKAEVSFTQT